One Ancylobacter novellus DSM 506 genomic window, ACATCGGACATGATCCTGCGGCCGGCCCCGATCGCACGCCCTCCCGGAGAGACCGCATGCTCTACCTGCTTGCACTGCTGATCGGCGTCGTCGCCGGGCTTCGGGCCATGACCGCCCCGGCGGCGGTCGCCTGGGCCGCCTATCTCGGCTGGATCGACCTTTCCGCCAGCCCGCTCGCCTTCATGGGCTATGCCTGGACGCCGTGGATCTTCACGGTGCTGGCCGTGGTCGAGCTCATCACCGACCAGTTGCCCTCGACCCCGAGCCGCACCGTGCCTGTGCAGTTCGGCACCCGCATCGTCAGCGGCGCGTTGTGCGGCGCGTGCCTCGGGGCAGCCAGTGGCAATCTCGTTGTCGGGGCGGTCCTCGGCGCGATCGGCGCGGTGATCGGCACGCTGGGCGGGCGCTCGGTGCGCGGCAGCCTCGCCGCCTCCTTCGGCAAGGACCCGCCCGCCGCCATCATCGAGGATGCGGTCGCGATCATCGGCGCCGCTCTCATCGTCATGGTGCCGTGATGCCCCAATCCTTCGATGCCATCGTCATCGGCGCCGGCCAGGCCGGTCCGTCCATGGCCGGCCGGCTCACCGGCGCCGGCATGAAGGTCGCGGTGATCGAGCGGCTGCATTTCGGCGGCACCTGCGTGAACACCGGCTGCAAGCCGACCAAGACGCTGGTGGCCAGCGCCTATGCCGCGCGCATGGCCCAGCGCGCCGCCGAATATGGCGTGGTGCTGAGCGGCGCGCCCGGCATCGACATGGCCACGGTGCAGGCGCGCGCGGAGAAGGTCATCCAGGACAGCCGCGCCAGCGTCGAAGGCTGGCTCGGCGGCATGGAGGGCTGCACCCTGTTCCGCGGCCATGCCCGCTTCACCGGCCCGCACGCGATCGAGGTGGACGGCGAGACGCTGAGCGCGGAGCGCATCTTCATCAATGTCGGCGGGCGGGCGGCGGTGCCGGACATGCCGGGCATCGGCGAAGTCCCCTATCTCACCAACAGCGACATGGTCGAGATGAAGACCGTACCCGACCATCTGGTGGTGATCGGCGGCTCCTATATCGGGCTCGAATTCGCGCAGATGTTCGCCCGCTTCGGCGCCGAGGTCACGGTGATCGAGAAGGGGCCGCGGCTGATCGGCCGCGAGGACGAGGACGTCTCGGCAACCATCCGCGAGATATTGGAGGCCGAGGGCATCCATCTCCGCCTTGGCGCCGAATGCATCCGCTTCGCCAGGCATGAGCGCGGCGTGGCGGTGAGCGTCGACTGCACCGACGGGCCGCCGGAGATCCTCGGCTCGCATGTGCTCGTCGCGGTCGGGCGGCGGCCCAACACCGACGATCTCGGGCTTGAGAAGGCGGGGATCGCGACCGATTCCCGCGGCTACATCACCGTCGACGACTATCTCGAGACCAGCGTGAAGGGCGTCTACGCGCTCGGCGACTGCAACGGCCGCGGCGCCTTCACCCACACCTCCTACAACGATTTCGAGATCGTCGCCGCCAACCTGCTCGACGGGCAGGACTGGCGGGTGAGCGAGCGCGTGCCCGCCTATGCGCTCTATGTCGATCCCCCGCTCGGCCGCGTCGGCATGACCGAGGCGCAGGCCCGTGCCACCGGCCGGCCGCTCCTGATCGGCAAGCGGCCGATGACGCGGGTCGGCCGCGCGGTGG contains:
- a CDS encoding FAD-containing oxidoreductase; the encoded protein is MPQSFDAIVIGAGQAGPSMAGRLTGAGMKVAVIERLHFGGTCVNTGCKPTKTLVASAYAARMAQRAAEYGVVLSGAPGIDMATVQARAEKVIQDSRASVEGWLGGMEGCTLFRGHARFTGPHAIEVDGETLSAERIFINVGGRAAVPDMPGIGEVPYLTNSDMVEMKTVPDHLVVIGGSYIGLEFAQMFARFGAEVTVIEKGPRLIGREDEDVSATIREILEAEGIHLRLGAECIRFARHERGVAVSVDCTDGPPEILGSHVLVAVGRRPNTDDLGLEKAGIATDSRGYITVDDYLETSVKGVYALGDCNGRGAFTHTSYNDFEIVAANLLDGQDWRVSERVPAYALYVDPPLGRVGMTEAQARATGRPLLIGKRPMTRVGRAVEKGETWGFMKAVVDAETKRILGAAILGTGGDEAIHGLLDIVNADVPYTIFQRAVPIHPTVSELIPTLLAEMQPATGAT
- a CDS encoding DUF4126 family protein, which translates into the protein MLYLLALLIGVVAGLRAMTAPAAVAWAAYLGWIDLSASPLAFMGYAWTPWIFTVLAVVELITDQLPSTPSRTVPVQFGTRIVSGALCGACLGAASGNLVVGAVLGAIGAVIGTLGGRSVRGSLAASFGKDPPAAIIEDAVAIIGAALIVMVP